GTGGATTCAACAGCGTTACTCGAGCCCATCTAATGGATAAGGTGATAGAATCTGAAGCAAATCATCCGCAGATGGCTGGTGCAAAAGGATCTTCATGTGCAATTCCTGGTTGTGATTCTAAGGTGATGAGCGATGAACGTGGTGCTGATATTCTTCCATGTGAGTGTGATTTCAAGATATGCAGAGATTGTTATATAGATGCTGTAAAAACAGGAGGTGGGATATGCCCAGGATGCAAGGAGCCATACAAGAACACAGAGCTAGATGAAGTGGCTGTAGATAATGGACGTCCCCTTCCACTTCCTCCACCAAGTGGAATGTCTAAAATGGAGAGGAGATTGTCCATGATGAAATCAACAAAGTCGGCACTAATGAGGAGCCAAACTGGAGATTTTGATCATAATAGGTGGCTCTTTGAAACAAAGGGCACCTATGGCTATGGCAATGCTATATGGCCAAAGGAAGGTGGTTTTGGaaatgaaaaagaggatgatGTTGTTCAGCCAACTGAATTGATGAGCAGACCCTGGAGACCACTTACTCGGAAACTGAAGATACCTGCTGCCGTTTTGAGCCCATATCGGTATAAAGCTTTAGTcttaaatactttattttttcttttctaaaatatcattttttttttgcttcttttctAATTATACCAACTTAAACAATTCAGTTCCCCATTATTCTGAATGGCTATTTGGCATTAGCATGTATACCCATGTTCATGCACAAAATAGATAATAGTTTACATTAATATGTTTgagatttaaattttgatagattaataaattttgtttacatGAGTATGGCAATTTAGCAATATTGACTTGGTCCTATTCCTTTCTTCAAGCATTCCAACACCAACTTAGAATACAAGTGAGGCTTGTGAATTATTTACTTGCCCaatccttttttctttgtaCTGTGTATGTGTTTTAAGTCTTTGCGGTTAGACTTTTAAAACTCATTTTCTcttcatattttttagtttttgcgtgtttttttattctaaaattgtATCATGTGTACTAGTCCTgaacttaaaaattaatgtgcACCACATCAATAATCTAAATCATCTGAcaatttccttcttctttttgtgTCTGTTTGTACAGTCTTATCATTTTTATTCGTTTGGTTGTCTTGGCACTGTTCTTGGCATGGAGGATCAAACACCAAAATTCTGATGCAGTCTGGCTCTGGGGCATGTCTGTTGTTTGTGAGATATGGTTTGCTTTTTCCTGGCTGCTGGATCAACTGCCCAAACTATGCCCAGTGAATCGTTCCACAGACCTTAATGTTCTAAAGGAGAAATTTGAAACACCAAACCCTAACAATCCTACTGGAAAATCTGATCTTCCAGGCATAGATATCTTTGTTTCTACTGCTGATCCTGAGAAAGAACCTCCTCTTGTCACTGCAAACACCATCTTGTCTATTTTAGCTGCTGATTACCCagttgagaagctttcttgttATGTTTCTGATGATGGAGGTGCACTTCTAACTTTTGAGGCAATGGCCGAAGCTGCCAGCTTTGCTAACATGTGGGTTCCCTTCTGTCGTAAACATGATATAGAGCCCAGGAATCCTGAATCATACTTCAACTTAAAAAGAGACCCTTACAAAAACAAAGTGAAGCCTGATTTTGTCAAGGATCGTAGACGGGTAAAGCGTGAGTATGATGAATTCAAGGTTAGGATCAATAGTCTGCCTGAATCTATCCGCCGCCGGTCAGATGCCTATCATGCAAGAGAGGAAATCAAGGCCATGAAAGTTCAGAGACAAAACAGGGAAGATGATCCTTTAGAAACTGTGAAGATTCCAAAAGCAACATGGATGGCTGATGGAACTCATTGGCCAGGAACTTGGTTGAGTCCTACATCTGAGCATTCCAAGGGTGACCATGCTGGTATAATTCAGGTACTTAAGAGGTCCTTATACAGTTTTATTCAAGTATCATATTAGTCTTACTGAGATGAGtaagataaataatttgttttttcatgAATGATGCAGGTGATGTTGAAACCTCCCAGCGATGAACCTCTTTTAGGAAGTGCTGATGATACAAGGCTCATTGACCTGACTGATGTTGATATCCGTCTTCCCCTTCTTGTTTATGTTTCTCGAGAGAAGCGTCCAGGCTATGATCACAACAAAAAAGCCGGGGCCATGAATGCCTTGGTTCGAGCCTCAGCTATAATGTCTAATGGTCCTTTTATACTCAATCTTGACTGTGACCACTATATCTACAACTCAAAGGCAATGAGGGAAGGCATGTGCTTTATGATGGATCGTGGAGGTGACCGCCTTTGTTATGTCCAGTTCCCCCAGAGGTTTGAAGGAATTGATCCCTCTGATAGATATGCTAACCATAATACTGTCTTCTTTGATGTCAATATGCGAGCCCTTGATGGACTCCAAGGACCAGTCTATGTGGGAACTGGATGCCTTTTCAGACGGGTTGCACTTTATGGTTTTGACCCACCGCGTTCTAAAGAGCACCACACAGGTTGCTGTAATTGTTGCTTTGGTCGTCAAAAGAAGCATGCATCACTGGCAAGCACCCCAGAAGAGAACCGTGCACTGAGGATGGGTGATTCTG
The nucleotide sequence above comes from Glycine soja cultivar W05 chromosome 11, ASM419377v2, whole genome shotgun sequence. Encoded proteins:
- the LOC114373485 gene encoding cellulose synthase-like protein D2, encoding MASKLFRASRSSISSSSDAPDDQKPPLPPSVQFGRRTSSGRYVSYSRDDLDSELGSTDFMNYTVHIPPTPDNQPMDPSISQKVEEQYVSNSLFTGGFNSVTRAHLMDKVIESEANHPQMAGAKGSSCAIPGCDSKVMSDERGADILPCECDFKICRDCYIDAVKTGGGICPGCKEPYKNTELDEVAVDNGRPLPLPPPSGMSKMERRLSMMKSTKSALMRSQTGDFDHNRWLFETKGTYGYGNAIWPKEGGFGNEKEDDVVQPTELMSRPWRPLTRKLKIPAAVLSPYRLIIFIRLVVLALFLAWRIKHQNSDAVWLWGMSVVCEIWFAFSWLLDQLPKLCPVNRSTDLNVLKEKFETPNPNNPTGKSDLPGIDIFVSTADPEKEPPLVTANTILSILAADYPVEKLSCYVSDDGGALLTFEAMAEAASFANMWVPFCRKHDIEPRNPESYFNLKRDPYKNKVKPDFVKDRRRVKREYDEFKVRINSLPESIRRRSDAYHAREEIKAMKVQRQNREDDPLETVKIPKATWMADGTHWPGTWLSPTSEHSKGDHAGIIQVMLKPPSDEPLLGSADDTRLIDLTDVDIRLPLLVYVSREKRPGYDHNKKAGAMNALVRASAIMSNGPFILNLDCDHYIYNSKAMREGMCFMMDRGGDRLCYVQFPQRFEGIDPSDRYANHNTVFFDVNMRALDGLQGPVYVGTGCLFRRVALYGFDPPRSKEHHTGCCNCCFGRQKKHASLASTPEENRALRMGDSDDEEMNLSLFPKKFGNSTFLIDSIPVAEFQGRPLADHPAVKNGRPPGALTIARDLLDASTVAEAISVISCWYEDKTEWGNRVGWIYGSVTEDVVTGYRMHNRGWKSIYCVTKRDAFRGTAPINLTDRLHQVLRWATGSVEIFFSRNNALLASPRMKILQRIAYLNVGIYPFTSIFLIVYCFLPALSLFSGQFIVQTLNVTFLSYLLGITVTLCMLAVLEIKWSGIELEEWWRNEQFWLIGGTSAHLAAVLQGLLKVVAGIEISFTLTSKSGGDDVDDEFADLYIVKWTSLMIPPITIMMVNLIAIAVGVSRTIYSVIPQWSRLLGGVFFSFWVLAHLYPFAKGLMGRRGRTPTIVFVWSGLIAITISLLWVAINPPAGTDQIGGSFQFP